The Amaranthus tricolor cultivar Red isolate AtriRed21 chromosome 14, ASM2621246v1, whole genome shotgun sequence DNA window ACAAATGGATTTTACACAGTAGAGCTCCACAAAACTGGAAAATTTAAGGTGGTCCTTGGcacttttttctaattttatccaGCCACTTTCTCTTCATAAACCATCACAACAGGTCACTAGATCATCATAATTATATGTTGTGGCTATTGCCATGATTTCCAGGCCtcacaaatttcatttccaGCATTGATTCTTTCATGCTCCCGGTAAGGAAGATCTATATGAGTGCAGAAAAAATACAGTGCAACGAAGCAATAAGCATGTGGATGTGTTATACCTGGCCTGATGTTTTCTCCATAACTTCAGAAGCCTTCTGCTTCTCCCGTCTAAGATAATAAGGTTTCGCAATATATTTCTGCACAAAAAGtgaaaacaatcaaaacaaGCTCAGCATAGCTAATCCTACCATGTAAAAGTTACAATTAGTGTTTGCTGACATCCCAACAATTTATTCTCCTCTTTTGGGTCTATATGGAGCCAAAAATACAATGATTGACATTGATAATATTTGATGCCAAGTCAATAATAGAATTGCTAATGCACCAACCTTAACTATTTAAAACGTAAAAAATACAGTTTGTGTTTAGAAAGCGTACATTACTTATGATACAACATGTTTATGAAGGTTAGTAACTAATCCTTTGTacctttgaatttgctacacaGCATGCAAACAGTTCACACTTCGATTTGCATATTGTAGGAAATTCAAAGAGACAGGAGTATGAGTTCAAACATGTTTCTAGTCTATTTAAACATTTCCAAATAAACTAGAATTCCCTCCTACTCACCTCATACGTCTCATTGGGAATTTTGCAATATCCACCAATCActcttagtttgtattttattcttaatctataagttaaaacacaaCCAGTTGGATCTTGTTTGATCTGTctctatttaaattttattcaaatatGAGATATCCTTGCGGTTATGCATACACAACAACCCCCTCAATTGGTTGTTGATATATCTCACAAAGGCAACAAACATACAACTAGATCAAGAGTAATTGTACATACAAGTGTACAAATATGTCAAGCAAATGTTCAAGGATTCCAAAATAGGATATTTAACTAACCTTAGTTACAAAATAAAGTGATGTTGGAACAATAAATGCCCCTGCAGCAAACACAGGATTTATAAAACTGGAAAGCAATACCTGCAAGAAAAAATTCACCCCATAACAGGAATCCACAAGCAAATAAAGTAGAACAGCATTTAATGCACCAAGGTCAGCCAGAACTCAACAGTGTAAATATAGAACCTTTTCAATAAGTCTCTCCAAATGGAGCACAAACATCAAAATGCAAATCATCAGTAACTTAACCTTACTTTAATCATTATCAATTCAAAGGATACATATTGAGTTTATAGTAAATAAATTTGCCTCAACACTTCCCAGTTCTTATCAAGTACACTGGATAAAAAGAACGCAGTGGGTTTCATTACATCCATGGTACGCAAGTGTATCATTTTCAGTACTGGACAAGGTTGTGTCAACAAATAAGCAAATACAGCTACAAAACTAATAAAGTTGAGTTTCACTTACAGGAACTATTAGCTTTTGACCACCACGATGCAATTCAAACTTCCAGGAGATACCCTATTaggaaaagaaataaataaatcagcATAGTTGTTATTGGAGATCCATACTGCTAACAAATCTAAGAGCCAATTCAGAGCAACAAGATTACTTGCACAAAACTGAGTTTAATCACAGCaaataaaatactaatataCAGTTATAGCATTAGATTGACAATCTTCCATCTTGTTTGGTTCAAATTGTTAAAGCAAAAACCAACCCATAAACAATACTCCTATTAAGATCAGTTCTATTCATGTCATTCTCTTTCACCAAGCAAATCCAGCTGCCAATGGTAAATACTAAGGGAAACTATCTAACTGAGAGTAAAGTAGTAATAACATAAGTCATCAGACCCCATCATGGTTTCCAAATATCCAATAGGCCCATAAGCCCAATCGAAGCAAGCCCATACAAACACATCTCCAGCACTATCAAGGCATTAACCCCATATTGAGCCATCACTAAGCTTCAGAAGCTCCTTTAGCTCAAATTTGATCACGAGCTTATCCTTTATtccaacaaaaatattttataatgttaGTATAGCTCCTTTTCCGCCCCAGTCACTTCTCTACTTAAGTGAGCGCATCTTCAGGTTATTTTCAAGCCTTGTTCTAGTCATCTTTTTTATAACTTTCTACCTCATATATTAAACCCACCTTGTCTATTTCTTTCAACTAACCATGGAATATTGATACAAACATGTTTGAGAAAAAGAAATGGCTTTCACTCTGTATTTGTCAGGTGTGACAGCCAACCTCTCTCCGTTACCTCTCAGACTTGTATTCTACTACAGCATCTCATATGTTCATTAAATATGCTTATCAGTAAATCCTTCATTGCTATGACTTGAGGGAAGTTATAATGTCACAGCCTCAGTGACAGCACAAATGCATGAAAGACAAACTAGTGCTGAGCACCAAAATCTTGGGAGTGCGGTCACACCAAAAACTGCATATGTCCAATGAGAGTTAGAGCAACATTAGAAACTAGTGATAGTGGACTGGTGATTGATCATGAGAagcttgatatgttggatttggTTAGATGGCAGCTAAACCAAAGACGAGGAAGAGGCATATGAACTGTAGAAGATATATTTCCTGGTGTGAAACCACTCAACATACTAAGTTATTTTGGCCACATAAACACCTAACTTTTCATTGATGATGAATAAGTTAAATAGTTTGttccaaacatctttttcataAACTAATTGTTGATCacacatttattttaattgggaaaaaaaatattaaaaggatAGCTGAAATCCATTTGTCATACACGGCCAAAAGAGAGTAAAATCTATCAGCCACAAACTTCAATGCTCATAGCGCAAAGCCAAACCCTGGTTTAGACTTCAGTGTCGATTGAGTTACTCGATCTATCTTTGCTAAATGCAAAGAGCAACAATACAACATTCAATTGAAAGTAAACAACCAAAAGATATGATAGACTtatgaaagaaaagaaaaaaacatgAAGCAAGCCACATTTACCTGAATCCCTATAGAATATAGCATCCGTATTGTACTAAAATTAGATATTTTACGTCCACCACCAATTTCCAACTCAAGAGCATTACTACAAAGAAGATAATATTAGTCAacagaaaaatttaaaacacaaatgtAAAGGTATtagattttatatttgaagAACAAAATATCCAACAAAAGGTAAAGATAATACACTAGGCATCAACAATAAGCAGTTGAAAGGGTGGTGATATTAAAATGACAGGCAAACCTTCCTACTCTGCCAGCTATACGCCCATGAGACTTCGATGAAAAGCGATGAGTATAGTAAGCTGATGCCCCAAAAAAGCCGGTACCAAGCTGCAGCAGTGAAATGAAATATCATGATGCATAAACACCTATCAATTAGCATCTAGGTCCAATATATCAGCATATACAAGCACTTCTGACACAAATATGATATAGCCAACATATAGAAGTGAATGTTGTAGGCCAATGTGATATCTCCTTCCAACCATACAACTCAGTCAAAATCTTGAACTGGAGGAAAAATTGGTGGAACTTTAACAGGGAAACCCTTGCCTCCAACAAATATTAGCAAAAAGCAAAAGATTGTCATCTGCCTCTGAAGAAAACTCTTGAAAGGTCAAGAAACTCATGCTTAAAAATAGAAAGAAGTAGACTATAAAATCATCATAAGCAGAAGTCAGAAGAGTAAACCTCCGAGAAACATGTGAACTTCTTCCATTTTTTAATTCCAAAGGTGTTTAAACAAGAAACATATAGCAGGTAATTATTGAAAGCAATCTCCGCAAGTTTATTAAAGTAGATAtcaatttaaaaagaaattcaGCTTCAACACTATAGAATCTAGCAACTGCAATTCAAATTCTGGGTACCTTTATCTCTCCAGCAGCAGacattttttcttctttcttctgcCAACCAACAGTAATAGATGTTTCTGTACCCAGGAGAAGTTGTATCTGAGATGACAATTAAACAATTTATTTCTTAACCAACTATATTAGCAGCTGCAAAGAAAATCTTAGATACACAACTGAACTTATTATAAGAGTACTACTTCCATTTCTCTTAATTTGTTCTTATAGCGTAGCATATGAAGAAAAGGATAATGATCTAATGCGTTTAAACGTTCACGTGGCTTAGGGAAGGGAGACAGAGTGTGGCTGTGAAGAGTGggaaatcaaatataataaataggAGATAAAATTTTAGAGTATATTGGAGATAAAAATGTGCCAGAAAAAAGAAAACAGctagtggacaaacaaaaaaaagactaCAAAAAGGTAGAGAAACGAAATGAAAGGGAGTGAGGATTTCAAATGAATTTCCAAAGGCACTTTTAGCTATTTATTAGGGTCCAAAACTTCAATGACATCCGTAAAAACAAATGAACAAGAAATAGAAATAgacacaacaataataacaacgaaaacaatgtcaaagccttaatcccaaaagattgacaATGACTATAAGTATATCCCCTTGATTTTCCTTAACTACTTTCAAAAAGTTGTGGAGAAGAGAGTAATCTACATTTCCATTAGAAGATTGCGACAGTTGACGCGTCCATGTATTAGAAAGATTGATTGATCCATCATTTAGCGACATAGCTAGTCCAGCGGTCGCAGTAGAATGCGGTGATATGTGGCTGCACAAAACATAGCCAGGTTTAACTTGTTAGTGAATCGAAATTAAACAActcataaaatgaaaaagtcGTCTCAAAAAACGAAATAGGGATTTATAAGTCATATGACAAAATAAACCAAGACAGAATATAAGTTCAAACCGTGTTGTTTGTACACCAATAAGTGAACTCAGACCAGCAGAAGCCATAAACTCAATGGATGCAACTGAAGATATTTGATGTTTAACTACAGCTGTAGCAGCTCCAGCCCCTGACTTGCCTGTAACTGCTAAGTTCCCACCAATAGCAACTGCAACGCGTTTGGAAATTTGAGACTGCACCTCACTGGTCGTGGCCATTCTGTCATTAATACATAAATATAAGTACtaatatcaacaacaacaaaaacaataatgtcATAATCTTAATCCGAAACGATTAGGATCAGCTTTATGAACCAATATATCGGTTCCAATGGTCGTGgatttttcttcttcattcctTTTGATTTTCTAGAAAATATATACGTAATGGGTTAGCAAAcaattttttgacaaaaaaccATACCCCTTCATAATGCCATCACCATCCAAAAAGTCTGGCAATGACAAGTTAGCTACAATAGACCCAGTAGGTTGAATCTGGGAAATCTTCTCTTGTTCCCTCAGACGTCTTAATCTTTCAAGTTCTTCCTTTATTTCTTCAGCTTTATTTAGCTTTACTCCAAGTTCTAAACCAGAAATTAAACCTTCCATaccatatatatcatatatctgTCTTTTATTCTCATCTGAGAGTATTTCATATGCCTCACATATCCGTTGGAAATTCTTCGTTGCAATATCTTTCATCTGAAATAAATGCATCAAGAAAATCCTAAGCATTTGCAAAATTGCAAGTCAAAAGACAATTGCCACATAGAGATACATGTTGGGAACTGCTCCGTTCACAAATTGCATTTATTACCTATTACCTTGCTATATAACATTCCAGTGTCATCTATAAATTCAAGAAATGAATGCTTATTTTCTAGGACTTCTACAGAAGTTTGGCAAACTACATAGCTTAGTGATATTAACCTATTGCATTGATCACTATTCTTGGATAATTTGTTATACAGAAAGTCAGCTATAGAAAACATCACAAGCAACTACTATATGGAAGAATGCTTGGTAATCATATGCTCTCAAGTGGCTACAAATTTTTCCTCTACCTCCTTCATCCACATAATTAGCCAACAAGTAATGGGTAAGGACTACAAAGTCGAAATAGTTTATTCTCTACGGTCATGGTAAGCAAGAAGTCCACGCATgcttcaatattaaattactacATGCTATTTATGGAAATACCTTAATCCAGCAAGATTATGTTTTATCAACTCACTCTCATGCGCATTTGCTCTTAAATAAGGAACTATtgcaaaaacaaaacaacaaaaatacagGTATTTAAAATACTGAGATGAATAAAAAGGGCAGCTAGTGCATAAAGTGTCCCCACAAAGCAAGGGTCCAAGGAAGGTCACCACAAAGGAGTAATTAAGGCAAACCCCACTATGCATTTTTTGCAAGAGGCTACTTTCAAAACTCAAACTCGTGAAACGTCTAGTGTTAACTTACATAAGAATTGAGCCAAAATacaaatactttaaaaaaaaagtgtccGGAAACTTGAAATTGGAAGTATAAGTTTCACCAAACAAGGTCATTGATGattcaaaaatcaaacaaagaacAAGAAAGCACTTAGATATTTAATTAGCGCTCTATAATGTGGAAGTTTCCATATAGTCACCAAATGAGGCAGAAATTTCCTTTCAAAAAATTAACTTGGCAATTAGAACCAAAACTTCAGCGGATTATTTATGGTATGAAGTTTAAATGACTTTGCAATGATAAGGGATGTTCTTCCTAGCTTACTTTTAAGTACTAATAAGTTAAGTATAGTAATTTCATATTGATTCAAATAAGTCTACGAAATTCGATTTCgttcaaaaaattttaattcaattcaattttgtataattttaataattacacttaagtttaattttgataatttttcccATCACTTTCTCATAATTTGAGTAATCAATACAttctaataaatcaattcaattcaattttaatattcaGCTTCATTGGCATATCCACTCTTCCAGATCCTATGTATGTTAATTATTTCATGCTAGGTTATGATATAGTCAAATTcccattttattttacttataaaTTATTCCAAACTCGATTGACCCAACTAACCTAAAAACTCggaacaataattattatttatcatgATAAATAGGAAAGGCCCAACTCAGCAAGACATGGTCCAATTGAATTGATTGCCACATCTATTAGTGATTAAAGGAAGTCTTCGATCTTGTAGAGAGCATACTTTTGTTCTATAAGAAATATACCATAATATGTCAATCTATGAGCAAGTAGAAGCACCAAATATTCAAAAACTTTATGCATCATCAAACCCCCAAAAAACGCTTCTCTCCCACAAGGGGTGTATCCAGGTTAGCGCGAGGAGAGCAGTCGTTTTGGGCCCCAACATAGAGATTAGGATGCTCATTCATACAAAACACGTGGAGGAAAAAACGATAGAGCATATTGATGTATAAACAAATAACAACTATCTTAATTTCGCATATAATTAAAGCCCTAATATTGCCACAAAACCTCATAAATGAATATGCCCCATCATGGTTCATAGGGTTAATTCATTCTAAATAAATCCAGGAATGATATTGGAGGCAGTACCACTTCCTACTTGAAGTAAAACAAACGAATTCACAAATCCATCTATCAGTGACTTATTGAGTTATTTCCATCACCTTTTCAGATAAGGGATGATCATGAAATGATGCTTGAACCATTCAAAAAAGATTCTTAAGACTCGTTTGGGGAAATGGGTGACCAAGAATGGCAGTTCCTGGATATATAACATTTGCTTGTTCCAAAAACATCAACACAAAACAGAACTTACTAGTTATCAAATCAAACTCCCCAAAAACTGAAATTAAGCAACGAGTGACCCCAAAATTAATCTAGAAATCACACTGCAAACTCACATTAAATAACCAAAACATAGAAGAAATTCAACACTCAATATTCAACAGAAAAACAATGGCGTGTTTAACGATTAAACCACTAGGCAAAACATGATTTTTGGCAAATTTGTAACAAAACAACAATTAATTCATCTCCATAACAAAATTTTCCAATAAAGAGAAAAGGGCATTACATCAGAATCTTGATATTTATCGGGATGATAAATTTGAGCCCATTGACGATAAGCTTTACGAATTTCTTCGGTTGAAGCATCTGGGGAGATATGAAGCAAAGCATATAACTCTCTATTTGGATTACCATCAGCCTTTTCTTCCATTTTGATTCAATTTCTTGGGTGCACTTCCTGATTGAAGCAAATGTTGGGGTTGAAGATGGGAGTCCGATGAAGATTGCCTAGAAAAACAACGGTTGCAACAAAAACCCAGAGGAATAAGAATTAAGAACAGCTGAACTGAATAGATGAAGGGCTCTACCAGGGTTTTTTTCCTTTACATTTTCTTATGTGTTGAGTGTTACCCCTATTCCAAGGCAGCGCGTTCAAGATTTGGGCTtcattttaggaaaaattgaaatagataaagctaatttatatagaaaaagcataaaataagGCAAATTATTTGGTCGGTATTTGGATTCTAACACGATCCATACTTGgtatgttgatttgagaagccggtgATGAATCATTctgccgtggtgtgagattttaaaggcaatgatgccttagattaatttaatgtttttattgtgttaaTTGCTCTACCACGTGTTTGATTATtagcagagatgctgccgaaatttctacTCACATTTACCAAgtttattattgatttaatgtTTATGCTTGTCCTATCTCAAAGATTTCTATTTCTTCACAAAGTCATTCGCATCGGGAATGTTAGTAAGTGGCAAtgaaattttttgaagaaaaacaaatgTTGAGGATGTAGCTCCATTTCCATGAGAACGACGtgttattttgatgaaaatttacCATTATTTATGACTTGCTATCCGTTGACCGCAAATGTAAGATATTTTATGTCTTATGGACAAGTCTATTTATGCAGCGTAGTCTCATATAAGCAAtgttaatttcttattttttctggttatgtttttgttttctgatcctcattatgttttatttctttcaGTTGTCGCCATGGTGATAAATGTAAATTCTTACATGTTACACAATAGCAGCCAAAATCCAATCAACTTTTTGGGTTTGGGTCACAAAATGCCACACCTTTCCAGCTACAGAAGCTCAATCCTTTCAGTTTTGGTGTTCAAAAAAGTGGTCCAACTAATGGAGCTACGGATTCTAAAGGATTTAAGGttgttgttctttttttttttcctggaATAtctttgattcattattgaGATGTTTTTGCTATAGCGCATAATGTTTTGCTTCCACTATATGATCATAAACATGTTAAGGTGAAACTTAATCATGTTCTAAACTAAACTAATAAATACTATCTAAAACATTgaactttaaaatatattttttaagaaacatatttttataaaaaatttaaaagaattaaagaaagaagTACGTAATGTGCTTTGTCACTGTGTTCACTGCTCGATTGATACTCTATGTGATCTTGATGTGCTTGGCATGGCTAATTTAGTTTTATTGAGGATTCTGTCTCAGCCCATTGATGTGGATTATGTTCATTATTTAAATTCAGTTCCACATTTCCTTCTGTTCTTCATTCTATAAAATCACATTGTAACAAGTAGCTGATATAGACCATGGAGGAATAAGCGAATTATTCATGATAATTACTTTAGAAGTTTGTTATTTTACCCCATCAATTTACGTATTTTATCCATGTCAATATAATTAAGAGGTCCAAAACAGTACTGTCGTGTAAGTGAAAATACCTTATAAAAAGCTTTCGAGATTAGCAGTAAAGGAGCTGAAAAGTGTAGAGAAGTTCTAGGTTAAGTCCTTTCTTCATTTTAGAGTGCAACAATTGTTGGAAGGCATATCTTTAGGgaaatactcccttctattcaatAAGAATGTCCCATATACTTTTTGCAAGCTATCCaatacacttattcaatccttaatatctcttattATGCATtatggaaaattataaaaactaaaaagtggATGTTAATAATCCCTGCATTAAGAAGatatcacttgactatgttttaacttatggattaaaaattaaatgcaAATCAAAAGTGAAACCCGTGAATAGTGTTAATTAAGTAAATGTGACATTCTTATTGAATAGAGGGAGTATATCTTTAACGGAGTGGATGCCAAGTTGAGTTCTGTACAGATGATATCGTTGCCTTGGATCACATCTGGTCCATGTCATTGCTCTTTTAAGTTATTCCATGCAATATAAGGAATGGAGGGAGGCAATATGATATTCCAAGGGTTTAAATCGTTAGTTCCAGTAACTTCTAACTGCATGCCTTCAATCGTGCGAACTAGTGGAGGTTCTCCAAATTTCAGTATATAAGCAGTTTCATATACACCACGCAGCTTTGGGCATCCACGTATGCATTGCAAGCAAAAGACCAAACCGATAAGTCACTGCCCCAccaaaacaaaagcaaaatcATCAGAAATATTGTTCAAGTATTACCAATTTTGAATAATAACATGCCATTTGGTTAACAATATTAAATAgtggtaataaaaataagttttacttTTCATTTTCCTAAAAAGTGACGTCATTCTTATGGTAACGATGCTCCTACACTCAAACATGTGTTCTTCGTAATTTTCTATTACCAATTAATACCACCCTTCGAGTGATAAATGGATGAGGATtgagaatgaattttgtgaaaacaACGAATAATTAGAGTAGGACAAACATGATCATAATTCTTGTCAAATAGTTTTTCGAACTAAATgccattaaattttcattaccagtCTCACAATCTAATAATATCAACAACCAAGTTTGCATTAAGAAGTAATGGGATAAGTCCCTCCAAGAACCCATATTATGAGACTTGCTATGTCTTTATCTTCATAAGAGAGAATGAACTAAATGATTATTCAAGTAAAACTGGACTTGGATGCACAAAATTTCAAATGCATAACTTGACGCTTAAAGGAAACTAAAAACGTTAAAGATTTACCGTGTTgataatggtgactcaaactaggaagcaccattgaagaagatgaatgtGGGTCAAAAAGGtagtccgcggggcgcggagtgcgttctgtcttcatttcgcggctcgcgtagttgtacACGGCTCGCGAAATGGtggtttcttttcacgggagcAGTTTTTCGGGTCGattactttgtgtttattatgtaataacttccctttattgggcattagtatataaactcccaCTTTAGGGTTAATACattatgattcacaaattgagaaagatcacaagagagccattattatttgtgagtgtgattgaattcatcttgtaaattctttgcaatcatagtgaaattatttgatctcggtgccggtggacatAGCTATCACAtcgatagtgaaccacgttaaattctTGTGtctttttcttattgtttgcattgaatttcttattgtttcattattttttatcgACCTTGCtttcgctgtcgcacaacaattggtatcagagccaggttTAAGTCCTTGGAGAATTTTTGAGTAAAACAATGGctggagattctacaataagaatCGAGAAATTTACCGAAAAAAATAGGTTCGGGCTATGACAAATAAAGATAAAGGCTCTGTTGAAACAACAGCAAATCTGGCGTCCATTGGCTCCAAAGAGTACTACTGCGGGGTCGGAAGATGGATTAACTGAAGGGCAATTAgcagtaatggaggaaaaggctcattctaccattttgctaagtttggatgatcatatcatTACGGAGGTCGCTGATCAGGCTACAATGGCGGAACTATGGATGAAATTGGAGTCATTGTATATGAATAAGTCGCTGACCAACAAATTATTGCTAAAACAACGGTTGTTCAGCTTCCAAATGCAGTCAGGTACTCCCTTACGGAAAcatcttgaaaaacttaactctattttactGGATTTGCGTAACTTAGATGTTAAAATAGATGATAAGGATGCTGCGTTGATTTTACTTGTGTCTCTACCGTCTAGCTGTGAGAATTTTGTTGAGTCTTTTGTTGTTGGTAAAGACTCTCTGACCTTAGAAAAAGTGAAGGCATCACTTCATACTAAGGAACTTCGTCAGAAAGCTATAGGTGATAACAGGGAGAGTGGCAGTGGGTTGTTTGTTAAGTCCGGGAAATCTAAAAAGAAGAAGGGGGTTAACAAGGGCAACAATATTGGATCGGGTGCTGGAAACAACAATGAGGGATCTGATAGGGCTGCGGTGAAAACCTGTTATTACTGTAAGGAACCAAGTCACTTTAGGGCAAATTGTCCGATGAGGAAGGGCAAGTCCCAAGCTGCTGTAGTTGCGAAAAAACCGAAGGAGAATTATATTTCGGAGGAAGACTTGACATTAGTGATAACTACTAAGTTTGGGGATCTTTCTGATGATTGGGTTCTAGATTCGGGgtgttcgttcca harbors:
- the LOC130799663 gene encoding chaperone protein dnaJ 13, yielding MEEKADGNPNRELYALLHISPDASTEEIRKAYRQWAQIYHPDKYQDSDMKDIATKNFQRICEAYEILSDENKRQIYDIYGMEGLISGLELGVKLNKAEEIKEELERLRRLREQEKISQIQPTGSIVANLSLPDFLDGDGIMKGMATTSEVQSQISKRVAVAIGGNLAVTGKSGAGAATAVVKHQISSVASIEFMASAGLSSLIGVQTTRHISPHSTATAGLAMSLNDGSINLSNTWTRQLSQSSNGNIQLLLGTETSITVGWQKKEEKMSAAGEIKLGTGFFGASAYYTHRFSSKSHGRIAGRVGSNALELEIGGGRKISNFSTIRMLYSIGIQGISWKFELHRGGQKLIVPVLLSSFINPVFAAGAFIVPTSLYFVTKKYIAKPYYLRREKQKASEVMEKTSGQVQEARAAAAKAQKLLENVANRKRNKQTEVGGLIITKALYGSARVLKRQDNSEESTGDDFDSQIIDVTIPLNFLVNELGQLKLHDGVKKSGIMGFCDPCPGEPKKLLVWYTYNTQNFKVIVDDYEELRIPQEAHRL